The region ATGCGAAACGAACAGCATGGTGCCTTCATATTCACCCAGCGCCTTGATCAGCATTTCCTTGGTGTCGAGATCAAGGTGGTTGGTCGGTTCGTCCAGAACGAGGAAGTTTGGCGGGTCGAACAGCATGGCGGCCATGACCAGACGCGCCTTTTCACCACCCGAGAGAACGCGGCACTTCTTTTCGACATCGTCACCCGAAAAGCCGAAGCAGCCGGATAGCGCGCGGAGCGGCGCCTGTCCTGCCTTGGGAAAGCGCTGCTCCAGCCATTGCAGCACGGTGCTGTCACCGTCCAGCAAGTCCATGGAATGCTGCGCGAAATAGCCGAGCTTGACGCTGGCCCCCACCGTGACGGTGCCGTTATCAGGCTTTGCCGTGCCTGCGATGAGTTTGAGCAGCGTGGATTTACCGGCGCCGTTCACACCCATGATGCACCAGCGCTCCTTGCGGCGGATCATGAAATCGAGGCCTTCATAGATGCGACGCGAACCGTAAGTCTTGTGAACCTGTTTCAGCGAAACGACATCTTCGCCGGAGCGTGGCGCAGGCAGAAAGTCGAATGCAACGCTCTGCCTGCGCTTTGGCGGCTCGACGCGGTCGATCTTTTCCAGTTTCTTGACGCGGCTCTGGACCTGGGATGCATGGGACGCGCGCGCCTTGAACCGCTCGATGAACTTGATTTCCTTGGCCAGCATCGCCTGCTGACGTTCGAACTGCGCCTGCTGCTGCTTTTCGTTCTGCGCGCGCTGCTGCTCGTAGAAACCATAGTCGCCGGAATAGCTGGTCAGCGAGCCGGCATCGATCTCGATGATTTTATTGACGATGCGGTTCATGAACTCGCGGTCGTGCGAGGTCATCAAAAGCGCGCCGTCATAGGTCTTCAGGAAGTTTTCGAGCCATATGAGGCTCTCGATATCCAAGTGGTTGCTCGGCTCATCGAGCAGCATCACATCTGGCCTCATCAACAGAATGCGGGCCAGCGCCACGCGCATCTTCCAGCCGCCCGAGAGCTTGCCGACATCGCCGTCCATCATTTCCTGGCTGAAGCTCAAACCGGCCAGAACCTCGCGGGCGCGGCCTTCCAGAGAGTATCCGTCCAGCTCTTCGTAGCGGGCCTGCACTTCGCCATAACGCTCGATGATCTCATCCATCTGGTCGAACTGATCGGGATCGACCATCCGTGCCTCGAGTTCACGCAGTTCGGTCGCAACGGCGCTGACGGGGCCTGCACCTTCCATGGCTTCGGCCACCGCGCTGCGGCCCGTCATTTCGCCGACATCCTGATTGAAGTAGCCGATGGTGACGTGCTTGTCGGAAGCGACCTGACCCTCATCAGGCTGTTCCTGCCCGGTGATCATGCGAAACAGCGTGGTCTTGCCCGCACCGTTTGGGCCGACCAAGCCGACCTTTTCTCCGCGATTAAGCGCAGCCGAGGCCTCGATAAAGAGGATGCGATGGCTGGCGGATTTGCTGATGTTTTCGATGCGGATCATAGAGGCGTAACCGATAAGCTGGGAGTTTGGCGTCCCTATGCCATGTCAGGCCTTCACTGTCATCAGATGAATCGCCGTGGAATACTTGTGAAATTTTTTGGAATGGATATTCCATATTGCAAGTGGGATGAAAAACAAGGGAGATGTCATGATCGCAAACGCGGCCCCAGCAACGGTGGAAGCCTTTCAGGAGCGGTTGCTGGAAGTGACTGACAGCCTGCCGAAACGCCTGCGCCAATGCGCTGACTACATCGCTTCCAATGCGGACCGTATCGCAGTCTCGACGGTGGCAGAGCTGGCGGAAGTCGCTGGTGTCCAGCCATCCGCCGTTATGCGGTTTAGCCAGATCATGGGTTTCTCCGGCTATTCGCAGATGCAGAAGCTGTTTCGCGAGCATTACACCGGCGGCTGGCCGGATTACACCACGCGGTTAAGCAACCTGCGCAACAATGGCGAAGACGGCGGTGCACTGCTGCTGGCCGAATTCGTGGATGCGGGCCGCGCCTCGCTGGAAAGTGTGTTGAACACCGTCGATCCGCAGGAGTTCGAAACCGCGATCGAGGTCCTTACTAAAGCCGCGACTATTCACATCATCGGTTTCCGCCGTTCATTCGCAGTCGCTAGTTATCTGGCCTATGCCTTTGAAAAAATGGGCGTTCCCGCCATGCTGCATGCCTCGGTCGGACAATTGCACAATGAAAGCGCGATCCGCACCGGCGATGTCGTGCTTGCCATAACCTTTTCCCCCTACTCGGCGGAGACGATGGACCTCGTCTCCTCCAGCCTTTCACGACGCATCCCGGTCGTCGCGTTGACGGACACGGCAGTCAGCCCGATGCGAAAGCTTGGAGCGACGATTCTGGCCGTTTCGGAAGTCGATTTCGGCGCGTTTCGCTCGCTTTCGGCCACTTTGTGTGTTGCAATCGCACTGGCTGTCGGTGTCGGAACGCACCGCCAAAATTGAATATTTATGTTGAAAATGGAGAAAATGGAATTTATAGTCCAAAAATAACCTGAAATGGAATGATAGTGGAGTGTCATTCCAGAGGCGGGATTCGCGTGACAGCGAGGGAGGACGGTCGTGAAAAAGCTCGATCTCATTACCATTGGCCGTTCGTCGGTTGATCTTTATGGCGCGCAGGTTGGCGGTCGGCTGGAGGATATGTCATCCTTCAACAAATACATTGGCGGTTCGCCCACCAATATCGCCGCCGGTGGCGCGCGGCTGGGCCTGAAGACCGCCGTCATCACCCGCGTGGGTGACGAGCATATGGGCCGGTTCATCCGCGAACAGCTAATCCGCGAAGGCGTCGATATCAGAGGCGTGAAGACCGACCCGGAGCGCCTGACGGCGCTGGTGCTGCTCGGCATTCGCGACCAGTCGCAATTTCCGCTGATCTTCTACCGCGAAAACTGCGCCGATATGGCGCTGTGCGAAGACGATATCGATCCCGCCTTCATTGCCGATGCCGGATGCGTCTGCGCCACCGGCACCCATCTGTCCAACCCCAAGACGGAAGCCGCCGTTTTGAAGGCGTTGAACCTCGCGCGGGAAAACGGTGCAAAGACAGCGCTCGACATCGACTACCGTCCAAACCTCTGGGGCGTCGCAGGCCATGGCGATGGCGAAAGCCGTTTCGTGGAATCCGAAAAAGTCACGGCCAAGCTACAATCGACCCTGCATCTGTTCGACCTCATCGTCGGAACGGAAGAGGAGTTCCACATTGCCGGTGGTTCCACCGATACGCTGGAAGCGCTGAGGGCCGTCCGCAAGGTTTCGCAAGCGACCTTGGTCTGCAAGCGCGGCCCCATGGGCGCATCCGTTTTTCCGGGCGATATTCCCGCCAGTCTCGATGACGGCGAATCCGGCGAGGGTTTCCCCATCGAGGTTTTCAACGTATTGGGTGCAGGCGACGGCTTCATGGCTGGCCTGTTCCGCGGTTGGCTGCGTGGCGAGGACTGGCCGACAACGCTGAAATACGCCAATGCCTGCGGCGCCTTCGCCGTCTCCCGCCACGGCTGCACGCCCGCTTACCCAAGCTGGGAAGAGCTGCAATATTTCTTCCGTGCCGGGATCAAGAACAAGGCGCTGCGCAAGGACGAGGCGCTGGAGCAGGTGCATTGGGCCACCAACCGCAAGGGTGACTGGAACACCATGCGCGTCTTCGCCTTTGATCACCGCATGCAATTGGAAGCGATGGCGGATGAGGCCGGTGTCGATCATGGCAAGATTGGCGACTTCAAGACACTTTGCCTGAAGGCAGCCCTTCAGGTGTCCGGCGGCGAAGCCGGATACGGCATTCTCTGCGACAGCCGCTTGGGCCGCGACGCGCTTTATGAGGCGAGCGGCACCAATCTCTGGATTGGCCGCCCGGTGGAATGGCCTGGCTCTCGTCCGCTAACGCTGGAGCCCGAACTCGGCCTCGATTTCGGCGGCCTGAATGAATGGCCTGCCAACAATGTCGTCAAAGTCCTGTGTTTCTATCACCCGGATGATGCCGAGGATTTGCGCAGGCAACAGGAAGACACGGTGCTTCGCCTCTTCCAAGCCGCGCGTCGCAACCGGCTGGAACTGTTGCTGGAAGTGATCCCATCCAAGGTCGGTGCCGTGGATGACACGACAACGGCCAAGATTATCGACCGTTTCTATAAGATCGGCGTCTACCCCGACTGGTGGAAGCTGGAGCCGATGAAAAGCAAGGCGGCGTGGAAGAACGCGACCGACGCGGTGCAGCGCAACGACGCCTATGTGCGCGGCATCGTGGTGCTGGGTCTGGATGCGCCACAGGCGGAGCTGGAGGAGAGCTTCCGTCTGGCGGCAGGTTTCAATCTCGTCAAAGGCTTTGCCGTGGGCCGCACGATTTTTGCGGATGCTGGCCGGGCATGGCTTTCCGGCAAGATGAGTGACGAGGAGGCCGTCGCTCAAATGGCGGATCGCTACAGCGCGCTCTGCCGCATCTGGGATGAGGCGCGGGCCGCAGGAAACAAGGGAGAGGCAGCGTGACGACATTACGTTTGACGGCAGCGCAGGCAATGGTGCGCTATCTGGCCGCGCAATTGAACGAGGATGGCGACACCTATATCGCCGGTGTCTGGGCCATCTTCGGCCACGGCAATGTCGCCGGTATCGGTGAGGCGCTCTATGGCATTCGCGATGAGTTGAAGACCTATCGTGGCCAGAACGAGCAATCCATGGCCCATGCCGCCATCGCCTACGCAAAACAACTCGGCCGACGCCGCGCCATGGCGGTTACATCCTCCATCGGCCCCGGCGCGACGAATATGGTCACGGCTGCCGCACTGGCCCATGTCAACCGTCTGCCTGTCCTGCTCATCCCCGGCGATGTCTTCGCCAATCGTGGCCCCGACCCCGTTTTGCAGCAGATCGAGGATTTCGGTGACGGCACCGTCTCGGCCAATGATTGCTTCAAACCCGTCAGCCGTTATTTCGACCGTATCACGCGCCCGGAACAGCTTCTGACTGCCTTGCCACGCGCCATGCGCACCATGACCGACCCCGCCGATTGCGGCCCCGTCACGCTGGCTTTCTGTCAGGATGTGCAGGCGGAAGCTTACGATTATCCGGCCAGTTTTTTCGAGAAAAAAGTCTGGCGTCAGCGCCGTCCTGAACCCGATGTCGCGGAATTCGAGGAAGCCGTTGCCGCGCTGAAGGCTGCGAAGACCCCGGTTATCGTTGCCGGTGGTGGCGTTCACTTTTCCGGCGCGACTGACACGTTGAAAAACTTCGCAGAGCGACACTCCATTCCCGTCATCGAAACGCAGGCCGGTAAATCCGCCCTTGCCTGGGACCACGATCTGAACTTCGGCCCCGTGGGCGTGACGGGTGCAGACAGTGCCAATGCGATTGCCGAAAAGGCCGATCTCGTCTTCGGCATCGGCACCCGCTTTCAGGATTTCACCACCGGCTCCTGGGCGCTGTTCAAGAACCCGGATCGCAAGCTGCTGGCGCTCAACGTCCAGCCCTATGACAGCGCCAAGCACAATGCCATCAGCCTGACGGCGGATGCCAAAGTCGGATTGGAAAAGCTTTCAAATGCC is a window of Agrobacterium vaccinii DNA encoding:
- a CDS encoding ABC-F family ATP-binding cassette domain-containing protein, whose product is MIRIENISKSASHRILFIEASAALNRGEKVGLVGPNGAGKTTLFRMITGQEQPDEGQVASDKHVTIGYFNQDVGEMTGRSAVAEAMEGAGPVSAVATELRELEARMVDPDQFDQMDEIIERYGEVQARYEELDGYSLEGRAREVLAGLSFSQEMMDGDVGKLSGGWKMRVALARILLMRPDVMLLDEPSNHLDIESLIWLENFLKTYDGALLMTSHDREFMNRIVNKIIEIDAGSLTSYSGDYGFYEQQRAQNEKQQQAQFERQQAMLAKEIKFIERFKARASHASQVQSRVKKLEKIDRVEPPKRRQSVAFDFLPAPRSGEDVVSLKQVHKTYGSRRIYEGLDFMIRRKERWCIMGVNGAGKSTLLKLIAGTAKPDNGTVTVGASVKLGYFAQHSMDLLDGDSTVLQWLEQRFPKAGQAPLRALSGCFGFSGDDVEKKCRVLSGGEKARLVMAAMLFDPPNFLVLDEPTNHLDLDTKEMLIKALGEYEGTMLFVSHDRHFLGALSNRVLELTPDGIHQYGGGYTEYVERTGAEAPGLLS
- the iolD gene encoding 3D-(3,5/4)-trihydroxycyclohexane-1,2-dione acylhydrolase (decyclizing), whose protein sequence is MTTLRLTAAQAMVRYLAAQLNEDGDTYIAGVWAIFGHGNVAGIGEALYGIRDELKTYRGQNEQSMAHAAIAYAKQLGRRRAMAVTSSIGPGATNMVTAAALAHVNRLPVLLIPGDVFANRGPDPVLQQIEDFGDGTVSANDCFKPVSRYFDRITRPEQLLTALPRAMRTMTDPADCGPVTLAFCQDVQAEAYDYPASFFEKKVWRQRRPEPDVAEFEEAVAALKAAKTPVIVAGGGVHFSGATDTLKNFAERHSIPVIETQAGKSALAWDHDLNFGPVGVTGADSANAIAEKADLVFGIGTRFQDFTTGSWALFKNPDRKLLALNVQPYDSAKHNAISLTADAKVGLEKLSNALEGHRFTAPDIALKQRWFAKADAVTAAPVEANSLPTDMQVIGAVQRASRDNTVVMCAAGTMPGELHQLWKAKLPLSYHMEYGFSCMGYEIAGGLGIKMAQPHRDVIVMVGDGSYMMMNSELATAVAMGVKITLVITDNRGYGCINRLQMGTGGAEFNNLYAHTNHTNPIAIDFTAHAASMGADAHKVSSIAELETALNAAREATVTTVIAIDTDPYPTPDAGGYWWDVAVPEVSERTEVNNARAAYEAALKERQ
- a CDS encoding MurR/RpiR family transcriptional regulator produces the protein MIANAAPATVEAFQERLLEVTDSLPKRLRQCADYIASNADRIAVSTVAELAEVAGVQPSAVMRFSQIMGFSGYSQMQKLFREHYTGGWPDYTTRLSNLRNNGEDGGALLLAEFVDAGRASLESVLNTVDPQEFETAIEVLTKAATIHIIGFRRSFAVASYLAYAFEKMGVPAMLHASVGQLHNESAIRTGDVVLAITFSPYSAETMDLVSSSLSRRIPVVALTDTAVSPMRKLGATILAVSEVDFGAFRSLSATLCVAIALAVGVGTHRQN
- a CDS encoding bifunctional 5-dehydro-2-deoxygluconokinase/5-dehydro-2-deoxyphosphogluconate aldolase; translated protein: MKKLDLITIGRSSVDLYGAQVGGRLEDMSSFNKYIGGSPTNIAAGGARLGLKTAVITRVGDEHMGRFIREQLIREGVDIRGVKTDPERLTALVLLGIRDQSQFPLIFYRENCADMALCEDDIDPAFIADAGCVCATGTHLSNPKTEAAVLKALNLARENGAKTALDIDYRPNLWGVAGHGDGESRFVESEKVTAKLQSTLHLFDLIVGTEEEFHIAGGSTDTLEALRAVRKVSQATLVCKRGPMGASVFPGDIPASLDDGESGEGFPIEVFNVLGAGDGFMAGLFRGWLRGEDWPTTLKYANACGAFAVSRHGCTPAYPSWEELQYFFRAGIKNKALRKDEALEQVHWATNRKGDWNTMRVFAFDHRMQLEAMADEAGVDHGKIGDFKTLCLKAALQVSGGEAGYGILCDSRLGRDALYEASGTNLWIGRPVEWPGSRPLTLEPELGLDFGGLNEWPANNVVKVLCFYHPDDAEDLRRQQEDTVLRLFQAARRNRLELLLEVIPSKVGAVDDTTTAKIIDRFYKIGVYPDWWKLEPMKSKAAWKNATDAVQRNDAYVRGIVVLGLDAPQAELEESFRLAAGFNLVKGFAVGRTIFADAGRAWLSGKMSDEEAVAQMADRYSALCRIWDEARAAGNKGEAA